AGCCGCGGCGAGCGCGCGGTGAACGTCGTAGTCGCGGAACGTTGATCCGTCTGTACGCACTGCAGAATCATCGAGAAGGATGTCCACGCCGATCAGGCCGGGGTATGCGGTGTTGAGCTGCTGGTGGATGCGCTGCCGCGCGGTCGGCTTCGTGGTCTCGCCGACCTTGATGACGCCCACCCCGTGTACCAGACCAGCGTCTGTCTCGCGCTGCCATTCCTGGTCTTTGCGTCCCGGGATGGTGTAAGCGTAGAGACGTCGTGCCTGGGCGCCGCCGCCCACCGTCTCCTGGACGTCGGCGACGACGAGGCTCATTCGGACACCTCAGCGTTGGCGGGCATCTCCCGGACCTGCGACTCGATGAACGCGATTTCGTCGTCCGTCAGGCCGTATCGCTCATAGAGGGCTTCATCCGTCCACATACGCTCGAGCGGCACTTGCGGAACGAAGGAGTAGACCTCCTTTGTCGCGTGCTGCGTCGACTTGCGGAGGGAGACGAGGAAGCGAACGAATCGCGTTCGGAGGTAGGTGGCGTACCACTCAGCGTCGGAGCTCGCGTCAAACGTGCCGGCGACGAGATAGGTCTCGCTGCATGCCGTGCCGGGGCCAGCCACGATGGGCTTGCCGAGGAACATCGTCTCGACTGCGGCGCTAGTTCCTTGGACCGCGGTCATGAGGACCTTCCAGTCGTCTACCCAGGCGTCGTTCTGGAGGATAGTGGACCGCTCAATCCACGAGACCTTCTGGGAGCCGTGGAACTTGACCGGATTCTGGAGCTTGTCCTTCTTGGCGACGCCGTGGTGGTTCGTTGGGAATCCGAAGGGCTTACGGCTGGAAACCCGTGCATCGAGAGTTGGCTCGTTCTTGGCGCGGACCTTCTCGAGAATGCTGACCGCCTCGTTCCGCCGGACGAGCACGTCGAATTCGTCGAGGTACCGCGCGGCTGGTTCGCCCATAGGCTTGCCGTCCCACATTGTTTGAAGCGTGCACGGGCCCGAGTAATCACGCTGCCAAAGGAAGTACGAGACGCCGCCGCGCACCTTGACACCCGGAAATGCGTCGTAAAGCTTCGGGTAGTCCACGAGCTTCTTCATACGACGGTCAGCGAGCATCCGCGCCCGGTACTTGTCAAGTCCCTTGCCGCCAGCGAACCACCGGGACGGCGTAATCATGACGACGTAGCGGGGATCCAGGTCGATGGCCTTCTCCACGAAGTGCTGGTAAATGGGTGCCGCGCTCGCGCCGTGACCTCCGTCCTCCAGCTGGAAGGGAGGATTGCCGACGATGACGTCGAACTTCATGTCTTTGTGCTCCTCGGTGGGGTAGGCGCCGTGGATGAACGCGTAGGCGTGGTTTTCGAGAGCATTTCCGCGCTCGATGTCGTCGGGCGAACCGCATTGCGTGCAGCGCCCGCGGCGGTCGAAAGCGTGCTCGGCGTAGACGAAGGGGATGTTCCCCGCGGCGTCGTGAAATGCGACGACGGAATTCTCGCTCGAGGCGTCGCGCGAGTAGTACAGGCTGCGGCGTCCGATGGCGCCTGTGAGTTCGGTAATGGCGGAGCCGAACAGCATGTTCTTGAAGATGTGGTTTCGGCGCCGTTCGAAGTCAGGCTCCCACTCCGCGAGCCCGTCCAGCAGCCGTCGGGCAGCTTCCCGCAGGAAGATGCCCGATTTCACCCCGGGGTCGAGCCAGCGGTAGTTTGGCTTGGACCATACCTCGGTGGGCAGCATGTCGAGCATCGCGTTGGCCACCTTCGGTGGCGTGGGCACTTCGTCGCTCGACAGTTGTGCGAGAGAGTCCAGTACGTCGGGTACGTACCGCCTCGCGCGTTGAATGGTGCTCACCGGGTTCCTCCGTCCGTGGGTGTGGGGTGGAGCGCGAGTTCCGTGTAGTGCACGGGAACGGCGTCCTGCTCGATGTCGAAGATTCCGAGCATCCCGGGTTGCTCCACCATCGGTGACCACTGTCGGACGAATGCGTGTCCGCGTGAGGGCTGGTAGTCCACGAACCGGATGGAATTGGCTTCGGCGAGGCTGTCGGCGCGGATGATGTTGGTCTCGAGGATGGCCTCGACCGCATCGGCGAAGCCCGCAGTTGCTGCCTTCGTGTTGAGCTCCATGTCAAGGTGGGAGTTGATGACGGCGCGGAGGCGGTCCTTCGACTCGTCAACGTTCTGCGGGTCGATGTCGATGGCGTAAATGGAGGCGAGCGCGCGCAACGTCCGGTGTTCGAACCGCGCACTGGTCCCGTACCGAGCAACGGTGACATGCGTCAACTTGCGGACGAGAATCTCCTCGAGGAAGTTGCCCGAGCCGCAAGCAGGCTCAAGGAACTTCCGGTCGGTGTTCTCGGGGTGCTCCTCGCTGGGGAACATGTCGTCGACCAGACGGAGCATCGCGTCCACCTCGCGCTTGTGGGTATAGACCTCGGCAAGATCTCGCACGCGCTGACGGGACTTGATTTGCAAGTGCTGGAGAGGCTGATTCTGCGGGATGGGCGTCGCCATCGAGGCTCCTGACTGGTGGCTCTAGAGGCGCCGAGGGCGCGCCTCACCGCCGGTTACTCACAATATTGTGCACCGCCGACGTTCGTGGGCAGTCCTGCCCGCCATCCCTTCTTTGCCGCGGACTCTGCATCTGTCAGAACGCCGGCGACCGACAACGAGCTGAAGGAGCGGCTCCGCGATGTCCGATCTCGCGACTGCTGAAGGCGCCTCCGCGGCTGGCCGTACCCGTTCCTTGATCAGCGCCCACACGGGCGAGAACGCTTGCTCGGTCACGCTGGGGGCAGCTACAGGAGGAGCATCTTCATCTTCCGTGGCGCTCACCGCGACGGGGACCGCTTTCAGACGCGCGTGCGTCGAGGGAGTCACCCGGAGTATGCCGAGAAGGAGTTCGAAGCGCCGGACGAGGTCTCCGGGGATCTTGAGCAGCGACGGCTGTTTGCCGTCCGGTCACTCGATGCGCACGCTCGAGGAGGCCTGCTTGTCGAGCGGATGGAAGCGCTGGGTCGCTGCGGACGCTCCTTCGCTGAGGAAGCGGGCAAGTACGCCTTCGACGACTGCCTGCCCGACTGCGCTCACAGTCTTCGCCATACGGGAGTCGAGCGAGACATCCTGCCAGCGGGCGACGGTATCGGACTCGACCTTTCGACTGCGGAACGCGGTTTGGACCACGATTCCGCTTCCGAAGGTGACGACGGGTCCGTCAGTCGACGTAGGTGCCCCCGATGGCCTGTCCGTCCGATGCCCCGAGACCGACGTCAGAGTGTGCGCGAAGCTCTGGACGACGCGCTGCTAGTCGTCGCTCAGCTGGTATTCGTAAGCCTGCCGGGACGAGGCAGCGTACGCAGCTGAAGTCCGTCGGGTCGTCGCAAACGACCTGTTTGTTACCGATTCCCGAATGCCCGAGTGCCCGAGTCCGCTGACGTCGCGAACGATCCGGCGCTCGTTGTGGAGCGCCGTGATCGGGATGTTCAGCACGAGAAGCAGCCGCGACGCCTGCGGGACGACGTCGAGGAACGTCGCCTCCGTCCGGAAGGCCAAGCGTTCCTTCAGGAAATCAAGGGAGACGAAGGGAGCGAACGACACGGCTTCGTCGCGAATCCGCTCGAAGCCCCTACGGCGCTCGGACCGGAACAGATTCGGGTGGTCAGCGATCGTGTACCGCGACTTCTGCGCGGCTCTCCTGGTACGTCGCGAGTGCCTTGGCCGGAAGCGCCGGCCGAGGACAGATTCCCAGCGCCGCTGGGCCAGCGGCGCGGCGCGGTTCCGAATGGCGAACTTGTCGCAGATGTCGGGCTGCCCGACACCTTGATTGAGGTGACGCGGGCTCTCGCGGAAGCTACCTTCCATGTCTCGCTTCTCACTGAACGGCCGGTCTAAGTACTCGAAGTTGTACCCGGTCAGCGTCAGACTGCGGAGGGTGTGCAGGTGCGCCGACTAGATGTCCTGCCGTCCCTCGCCGAGGTCGGCCCGCCACTCCGGACGGAGTGACTCGTTCTGCGGAAGGAGACGAGCGGCGTTGTCGCATCGCGCCCTTAGGCTTCCGGTGCGGCAGCTGACGAGGGGACCCCATGCAGATCACCAGCGACAGCCGGGTCCTCCTGAGCCCGAGCGACCTCAGCACGTGGGCGACCTGCGAGTGGGCGTTCCTCCGCCGCCTCGACGCCAAGCTCGGTCGTGGCGGCCCCCTGCCCGACGAGCACGACGACATGCTCGAGCGCACGGCGCGCCTGGGGGACCAGCACGAGCTCGACTACCTCGACATCCTGAAGCAGACCCGCGACGTCGTCGAGTTCGACCGACCGGCACCCCCCGATTACGCAGCGGCAGCGCAACGAGCGATCAACGCGTTCCAGACCGGCGCCGACGTCCTCTACCAACCGACCTTCCACGAGCCGCCCACCCCTGCCCGCCCGGGCTTCATCGGCTTCGCCGACTTCATCCTCCGCAACGCCGAAGGCGCCTACGAGGTCTACGACACCAAGCTCGCCCGCCACGCCAAGATCAGCGCCCTGCTCCAGCTCGCGGCCTACGCCGAGCAGATGCAGGCGCACGGCATCCCCACCGGCGAGCAGGTCCACCTCGTCCTCGGCGACCGCACGACCACTACTCACGACCTCGCCGACATCGCCCCGGTGTACCGCACGCAGCGCGCCGAGCTCAAGCGGGTCATCGCCGAGCGGATGCAGGAGCACGAGGAACTGCAGTGGGGCGACGCCCGCTACTCCAGCTGCGGCCGCTGCACGATCTGCCAGACCCAGGTGCAGCAGCACCGCGATCTGGTCCTCGTCGCCGGCATGCGCCTCGACCAGCGCACGAAGCTGATCCGGCAGGGAGTGCGGACGATCGACGACCTGGCGGATCGCACCGCGGCCGTGCCCGGCATGTCGCGGTCGACGCAAGAGAGGCTGGTGCGTCAGGCGCGCCTCCAGACCGAGACCGAAGCCGAGCAGCGCGATAGCGGAGCCAAGACAGGCCCGACCAAGCCCCGCTTCGAACTCCACGACCCTCGCGCCCTCGACGCCATCCCGGAGCCCGACCCGGGCGATGTCTTCTTCGACTTCGAGGGGGACCCCCTGCACACCGAGGACGGCGTGCACTGGGGCCTCGACTACCTGTTCGGCCTGGTCGACGACCGCGCCGACTTCACCGCCTTCTGGGCGCACACGATCCGCGACGAGCGCCAGGCGCTGATCGACTTCCTCGCCTTCGTCAAGGAACGCCGTGCCCAACATCCGGGCATGCACGTCTACCATTACGCCGCGTACGAGCGGACGCACCTGCTGTCCCTCGCCGCCCGGCACGGTGTGGGGGAGGACGACGTCGACGACCTGCTCCGCGCCGGCGTGCTCGTCGACCTGTACCCGATCGTCCGCAAGGCCCTTGTGGTCGGCAGCCACAGCTACTCGATCAAGAAGCTCGAGCCGCTGTACATGGGCGAGGACTTCCGCCTCAGTGACGTCACGAACGCCGCCGACAGCATCACCGCGTACGTCGAGGCGATCGAGGAACTCCGCAGCGGCGACCCCGCCACCGGCCAGCGCATGCTCGACCAGGTCGCCGACTACAACGCCTACGACTGCCGCTCCACGCTGCGGCTCCGCGACTGGCTGCTGTCGCTCCGGCTCCCGCGCACGGAGCCCGCGACCGAGGAAACGGAACTCCTGCCGCCGATCCCCGTCGAGCGCGAGCCGAACCCCGTGTACACGGCACTCGCCGCGCAGATCGCAGACGTCGACCCCCTCGACCGTGACGCCGACCAGACCGCCCTGGCGCTCGCGGCCGCCGCGATCGACTACCACCGCCGCGAGGCCAAGACCTTCTGGCAGGACCACTTCGACCGCCTCCGCAACCCCGTCGACGACTGGGCGGACACCCGCGACGTCCTCGTCGTCGAGCGCGCGTCCGTCGAGCGGGACTGGGACACGCTGCCGCGTGCCCGCTCGCAGTCGCGAGAGATCCGCCTGTCCGGGACGCTCGCGCCCGGTTCGCGCATCCGGCCGGGAGGCACGCCCCACCTCGTTTACGACGACCCACTCCCGCCGTCGGTCACCGCTCCGGCGCCGGGTTCGAAGGGTGCGTCGGCTCGCGCGGTCGTGCTGGACGCGGCCGACAACGGCGACGCGTTCGAGGTCCTGGTGAAGGAGAGCCTGGCGGTCGGTGGCGGGGAACCGCACCACGACTTCCCGGTCGCCCTCGCGCCGGCCGCGCCACCACGGGCGAAGCCGCAGCCCGAGGCGATCGCCGAGTGGGGCCAGGAGGTCCTCGACGCCCTGCCGGAGATGCTGCCCGACCCCGCGCTCGACCTGCTCCGCCGAGTCCCGCCGCGCGGCGCGCTGGCCCCGGTCGCCGGAGATGACACCGTCTCCGCGGTCGTCACGACGCTGCTCGGGCTCGACCGGTCGTACCTGGCGATCCAGGGCCCTCCCGGGACAGGCAAGACCTACGTCGGGTCGAACGTCGTCGCTCGGCTCGTCCGCGAGCACGGCTGGCGCGTCGGGGTCGTCGGCCAGTCCCATGCGACGTCGGAGAACT
The sequence above is drawn from the Curtobacterium sp. MR_MD2014 genome and encodes:
- a CDS encoding Eco57I restriction-modification methylase domain-containing protein, whose translation is MSTIQRARRYVPDVLDSLAQLSSDEVPTPPKVANAMLDMLPTEVWSKPNYRWLDPGVKSGIFLREAARRLLDGLAEWEPDFERRRNHIFKNMLFGSAITELTGAIGRRSLYYSRDASSENSVVAFHDAAGNIPFVYAEHAFDRRGRCTQCGSPDDIERGNALENHAYAFIHGAYPTEEHKDMKFDVIVGNPPFQLEDGGHGASAAPIYQHFVEKAIDLDPRYVVMITPSRWFAGGKGLDKYRARMLADRRMKKLVDYPKLYDAFPGVKVRGGVSYFLWQRDYSGPCTLQTMWDGKPMGEPAARYLDEFDVLVRRNEAVSILEKVRAKNEPTLDARVSSRKPFGFPTNHHGVAKKDKLQNPVKFHGSQKVSWIERSTILQNDAWVDDWKVLMTAVQGTSAAVETMFLGKPIVAGPGTACSETYLVAGTFDASSDAEWYATYLRTRFVRFLVSLRKSTQHATKEVYSFVPQVPLERMWTDEALYERYGLTDDEIAFIESQVREMPANAEVSE
- a CDS encoding TM0106 family RecB-like putative nuclease, which produces MQITSDSRVLLSPSDLSTWATCEWAFLRRLDAKLGRGGPLPDEHDDMLERTARLGDQHELDYLDILKQTRDVVEFDRPAPPDYAAAAQRAINAFQTGADVLYQPTFHEPPTPARPGFIGFADFILRNAEGAYEVYDTKLARHAKISALLQLAAYAEQMQAHGIPTGEQVHLVLGDRTTTTHDLADIAPVYRTQRAELKRVIAERMQEHEELQWGDARYSSCGRCTICQTQVQQHRDLVLVAGMRLDQRTKLIRQGVRTIDDLADRTAAVPGMSRSTQERLVRQARLQTETEAEQRDSGAKTGPTKPRFELHDPRALDAIPEPDPGDVFFDFEGDPLHTEDGVHWGLDYLFGLVDDRADFTAFWAHTIRDERQALIDFLAFVKERRAQHPGMHVYHYAAYERTHLLSLAARHGVGEDDVDDLLRAGVLVDLYPIVRKALVVGSHSYSIKKLEPLYMGEDFRLSDVTNAADSITAYVEAIEELRSGDPATGQRMLDQVADYNAYDCRSTLRLRDWLLSLRLPRTEPATEETELLPPIPVEREPNPVYTALAAQIADVDPLDRDADQTALALAAAAIDYHRREAKTFWQDHFDRLRNPVDDWADTRDVLVVERASVERDWDTLPRARSQSREIRLSGTLAPGSRIRPGGTPHLVYDDPLPPSVTAPAPGSKGASARAVVLDAADNGDAFEVLVKESLAVGGGEPHHDFPVALAPAAPPRAKPQPEAIAEWGQEVLDALPEMLPDPALDLLRRVPPRGALAPVAGDDTVSAVVTTLLGLDRSYLAIQGPPGTGKTYVGSNVVARLVREHGWRVGVVGQSHATSENFLSSVVRAGVSADRVVKVPKSGATEDELEAVAWTPVKNNAAVSAFLSSCAETGTGGVVGGTAWTFANEGTIPRRLLDLLVVDEAGQFSLAPTIASSIAAQRLLLLGDPQQLPQVSQGSHPEPVDQSALGWLADGEHVLPPEFGYFLAHTRRMEPALTASVSGLSYDGQLTSIVSGRHLDDLDPGVHPVPVVHSGNTTSSEEEAARVVELAQSLIGRRWVDGEVSRPLTDEDVIVVAPYNAQGALIREALDRAGLRGTQVGTVDMFQGREAVVSITSLAASSAADIPRGLDFLLMPNRLNVALSRAQWAAYLVYSPALTTGLPSSISGLSLLSRFIELVEPPH